A window of Spirochaetota bacterium contains these coding sequences:
- a CDS encoding glycoside hydrolase family 32 protein, producing the protein MRMISETFIIEAGDRLLFRVKADAAPGASLVTLRSTDDGAVLFDLKGVSSTVYIPVEWDLSAYAGESAILDVRRESCSVAECCLYGKGVLNDGARFFWAENGFLRVIGAGSIRSRFARDPHRPLFHFSPVMNWMNDPCGLIRWRGEYHMFYQYHPFSSFWGPMHWGHAVSGDLVHWRYLPVALAPDTPEHADDFSGIFTGSAVDDNGVLTLVYTDHRDTRYCVDRIMQSQSVASSDDGIVFKKFADNPVIASRPDGCAEDFRDPKVWREDGEWRMVLGSRMEGRGQVLLYGSKDLKHWEYGGVLFRATRDGVGMYECPDFFPLGEGHALLASVVEERGGVKEFYTILVTGAFREGAFVPERETRFDFGPDFYAPQSFLDDKGRRIVIAWMENWGNSFLTHPSGWSGAATLPRTIETNSRGEILIRPVEELEALRKTVQPAVEMSGKALDTSLLPVHSDLDLFEVMLEFTPLEKGAHCGLVIAGKDGGEVAVFYDADQSRVVIDRGAMVLGEKGIFAERIDPEENGLVRLHVFCDRSSVEVFAGGYRAAGTARVYFKEPGRRADIFSRGRVDLVRCALWELASAW; encoded by the coding sequence ATGCGAATGATCTCCGAAACGTTCATTATAGAAGCGGGTGACCGCCTCCTGTTCAGGGTAAAGGCGGACGCCGCTCCGGGGGCAAGCCTCGTCACGCTGCGAAGCACGGACGACGGGGCGGTTCTCTTTGATCTCAAGGGCGTTTCCTCGACGGTATATATCCCCGTGGAATGGGACCTCTCCGCATACGCGGGCGAATCGGCGATCCTCGATGTGCGCCGGGAATCATGCTCCGTTGCCGAGTGCTGCCTTTATGGGAAGGGAGTACTTAATGACGGCGCACGGTTCTTTTGGGCCGAAAACGGCTTTCTGCGCGTAATCGGTGCCGGTTCAATACGGTCCCGCTTTGCGCGGGACCCGCATCGTCCGCTCTTTCATTTTTCCCCGGTAATGAACTGGATGAACGATCCGTGCGGGCTCATCCGGTGGCGCGGAGAATACCACATGTTTTATCAGTACCACCCCTTTTCCTCGTTCTGGGGTCCCATGCACTGGGGGCACGCGGTAAGCGGGGACCTGGTCCACTGGCGGTACCTTCCCGTCGCGCTCGCGCCCGATACCCCGGAACACGCGGACGATTTCAGCGGGATTTTCACCGGGAGCGCCGTGGACGATAACGGCGTCCTCACGCTCGTGTACACCGATCACCGGGATACGCGGTATTGTGTGGACCGCATCATGCAGTCGCAGTCGGTCGCCTCGAGCGACGACGGGATCGTGTTCAAAAAATTCGCAGATAACCCGGTGATCGCGTCGAGGCCCGACGGGTGCGCGGAGGATTTCCGTGATCCTAAGGTGTGGCGTGAAGACGGGGAGTGGCGCATGGTCCTGGGCTCGCGCATGGAGGGAAGGGGACAGGTGCTGCTGTACGGCTCGAAGGATTTGAAACACTGGGAATACGGAGGAGTGCTTTTCCGCGCGACGCGGGACGGCGTGGGAATGTACGAATGTCCCGATTTCTTCCCGCTCGGGGAAGGGCATGCCCTGCTTGCCTCCGTCGTGGAAGAGCGCGGGGGTGTGAAGGAGTTTTATACGATCCTGGTGACCGGAGCCTTCCGCGAGGGTGCGTTTGTCCCGGAACGCGAAACGCGTTTCGATTTCGGGCCCGACTTCTACGCGCCCCAGAGCTTTCTTGACGACAAGGGCAGGAGGATCGTCATCGCCTGGATGGAGAACTGGGGAAACAGTTTCCTGACGCATCCTTCGGGATGGTCGGGGGCGGCAACCCTGCCGCGTACGATTGAAACGAACTCCCGCGGCGAAATCCTGATCCGCCCCGTTGAAGAGCTTGAAGCCCTGAGAAAAACGGTGCAGCCTGCCGTGGAGATGAGCGGGAAGGCGCTGGATACCTCCCTGCTGCCGGTGCACAGTGACCTTGATCTTTTTGAGGTCATGCTGGAATTCACTCCCCTCGAAAAAGGCGCGCACTGCGGACTGGTGATCGCGGGAAAAGACGGCGGCGAGGTCGCGGTGTTCTACGATGCGGACCAATCAAGGGTCGTGATCGACAGGGGTGCGATGGTCCTGGGCGAAAAGGGCATATTCGCGGAACGCATAGACCCGGAGGAAAACGGTCTCGTGCGCCTGCACGTGTTCTGCGACCGCTCTTCGGTGGAGGTGTTCGCGGGCGGATACCGGGCCGCCGGCACCGCGCGCGTCTACTTCAAAGAGCCCGGAAGAAGGGCCGATATTTTTTCCCGGGGACGGGTTGACCTGGTACGGTGTGCGCTATGGGAGCTTGCCTCCGCATGGTAA
- a CDS encoding carbohydrate kinase, giving the protein MNGIVTMGELLVDFLPTGMERGSIEYLPMAGGAPANVAAGVAKLGGFSAFIGKVGDDFFGRFLASALVEAGVDTGRLLLSETHKTSLAFVSLDEQGERSFLFYRDRAADIMYAPEELPLDMIGEALAFHFGSISLIEEPVRSATLAGAAAARERHVMVSYDPNLRLNLWPDGATAKAMIFKGMEFADLLKISEEELVFITGELSVEAAARMVMETGPSLVFVTLGARGCFVRGGDFEFYTDGFQVAPVDTTGAGDAFMAAVLYKIQAAGAADTASLSREFLEETARFANAAGALTTLRKGAMNAMPALYEVEDFIKCEECE; this is encoded by the coding sequence ATGAACGGAATTGTCACGATGGGCGAGCTCCTGGTCGACTTCCTGCCGACGGGAATGGAGAGGGGATCGATCGAATACCTCCCCATGGCCGGCGGCGCGCCGGCCAACGTCGCCGCCGGGGTGGCGAAGCTGGGCGGTTTCTCCGCGTTCATTGGCAAGGTGGGCGATGATTTTTTCGGCAGGTTTCTCGCGAGCGCGCTCGTGGAGGCCGGCGTCGATACCGGCCGCCTGCTGCTGTCGGAGACGCACAAGACCTCCCTCGCGTTCGTCTCGCTGGACGAGCAGGGCGAGCGGTCATTTCTCTTCTACCGCGATCGCGCCGCCGACATCATGTACGCCCCCGAAGAACTACCGCTGGATATGATCGGTGAGGCACTGGCATTCCACTTCGGGTCGATAAGCCTCATTGAGGAACCGGTACGGTCGGCGACGCTTGCCGGGGCGGCCGCCGCGCGCGAACGCCATGTGATGGTCTCGTACGATCCCAACCTGCGCCTGAACCTGTGGCCCGACGGCGCGACGGCGAAGGCAATGATATTCAAGGGAATGGAATTCGCAGATTTATTGAAGATATCGGAGGAGGAGCTCGTATTCATCACCGGGGAGCTTTCGGTCGAAGCGGCAGCGCGCATGGTCATGGAAACGGGGCCGTCGCTGGTGTTCGTCACCCTGGGCGCACGGGGCTGTTTCGTGCGCGGAGGCGATTTCGAATTCTACACGGACGGGTTCCAGGTCGCGCCCGTGGACACGACCGGCGCGGGGGACGCGTTTATGGCGGCGGTACTGTACAAAATACAGGCGGCGGGCGCCGCGGATACGGCATCCCTTTCAAGGGAATTTCTCGAAGAAACGGCGCGGTTCGCGAACGCGGCGGGGGCGCTCACCACGCTCAGGAAGGGCGCGATGAACGCCATGCCCGCCCTGTACGAGGTCGAAGACTTCATTAAGTGTGAGGAATGCGAATGA
- a CDS encoding MFS transporter: MGELGLGKKISYALAGVSLNLANLVISQWLLKLYVPSRDEALVDAVLFSAIFLLGRITDGIAEPLVGYWTDHHRSRRGRRIPFIAFGLVPAALATLLLWTPPFPHESHWLNAVYIFIVVQAFFICWSIVANPYLSLLPEITRDGKERVDIATMQAGFIMLGTVVFAFMGPLKDAFGWASMGMVAGGLTIITFLPTLFAIKEAPSPDTAPRDEGFSPRLIFDWARTTFHNRPFVIYLSAAALYWLSLNMLTLLIPFWIQYVLHEPDSSVALVMAPFLAANVAFFFVFNALSRRFGKFAMFALCLAGTGITMPLLWLTGMVPLSPMAYTQVVMGLAGAFIAGYIMLQPAILADIIDHDEKLTGRRREGIYVGMQAIFSKLSMGISIAVASVLMYAGGIEKPTELGLKLIMVLGGAVSLAAFLVFLRYPIRERDGKAYFVTGSPSAS; this comes from the coding sequence ATGGGCGAGCTCGGGCTCGGTAAAAAAATTTCCTACGCGCTCGCGGGGGTTTCGCTCAACCTCGCGAACCTGGTGATATCGCAGTGGCTCCTTAAGCTCTATGTGCCCAGCCGGGACGAGGCCCTGGTAGACGCCGTGCTCTTCTCGGCGATCTTCCTCCTGGGGCGCATCACCGACGGCATCGCCGAGCCGCTCGTGGGATACTGGACCGACCACCACCGCTCGCGGCGGGGGCGCAGGATCCCGTTCATCGCCTTCGGCCTGGTGCCCGCGGCGCTCGCCACCCTGCTCCTGTGGACGCCCCCCTTCCCGCACGAATCGCACTGGCTGAACGCGGTGTACATTTTCATCGTGGTCCAGGCTTTTTTCATATGCTGGTCGATCGTCGCGAACCCCTATCTCTCGCTCCTGCCCGAGATAACGCGTGACGGAAAAGAGCGCGTCGACATCGCGACGATGCAGGCGGGCTTCATCATGCTGGGAACCGTGGTGTTCGCCTTCATGGGTCCCCTGAAGGACGCGTTCGGCTGGGCGAGCATGGGCATGGTCGCGGGTGGCCTCACCATCATCACCTTCCTCCCCACCCTGTTTGCGATCAAGGAAGCGCCTTCCCCGGATACCGCGCCGCGGGACGAGGGATTCTCCCCGCGCCTCATCTTCGACTGGGCGCGCACGACCTTTCACAACAGGCCCTTCGTGATCTATCTCTCCGCGGCCGCGCTTTACTGGCTGTCCCTGAACATGCTCACCCTGCTCATCCCGTTCTGGATCCAGTACGTGCTGCACGAGCCCGATTCATCGGTCGCGCTCGTCATGGCGCCCTTCCTCGCGGCCAACGTCGCGTTCTTCTTCGTGTTCAACGCGCTTTCGCGCCGCTTCGGTAAGTTCGCCATGTTCGCGCTCTGCCTGGCGGGGACCGGTATCACGATGCCCCTGCTCTGGCTCACCGGCATGGTCCCGCTCTCGCCCATGGCGTACACCCAGGTCGTTATGGGGCTGGCGGGCGCGTTCATCGCGGGCTACATCATGCTGCAGCCCGCCATTCTCGCCGATATCATCGATCATGACGAAAAGCTCACAGGCCGGAGGCGCGAGGGCATCTACGTGGGGATGCAGGCCATTTTCTCGAAGCTGTCCATGGGGATATCCATCGCCGTCGCGTCCGTCCTCATGTACGCGGGCGGCATCGAGAAGCCCACGGAACTGGGACTCAAGCTGATAATGGTCCTCGGCGGCGCGGTTTCGCTCGCCGCGTTCCTCGTGTTCCTGCGCTATCCCATCCGCGAGCGGGACGGCAAGGCGTATTTCGTCACTGGCTCTCCTTCCGCTTCTTGA
- a CDS encoding mandelate racemase/muconate lactonizing enzyme family protein, whose protein sequence is MRISQIELFHVSVPLRTTFWPTWIPGYPQTHNRFTLIKLVTDEGIEGYSAGSAMGREREGLGDLLGGYLMGADPTDVDRMQSLLKQAGILGWRNFWIEPACWDIIGKKAGKPVYELLGGKARTIDVYCSTGEMQGPERRVDYLLGMRERGFRTAKLRVKGRTLKEDVSNIEQIAKRLKGVLTLGVDANQGWLVSIVDRVPAWDLARAKEFAAACHANGLAWLEEPLDSRNYDDSAKLKRASKIKISGAELNYGWDEIKIMLEKDCFHVYQPDATFAGGIAQVKQVMDACKARKREYTPHTWTNGIGFYVNWNLVLSDPKNNLPLEYPLEEPSWIPEFREGIIAPILPDAQGRLAPFTRPGLGFEIDKSLLRKYGTRFFKMNETRLKIKVIREKGLREALALKKRKESQ, encoded by the coding sequence ATGCGTATCAGCCAGATCGAGCTTTTCCATGTATCGGTGCCGCTCAGGACCACCTTTTGGCCCACATGGATACCCGGCTACCCGCAGACGCATAACCGCTTCACGCTCATCAAGCTCGTCACCGACGAGGGGATCGAGGGATATTCGGCGGGCTCGGCGATGGGGCGCGAGCGTGAGGGCCTGGGAGACCTCCTGGGCGGCTACCTCATGGGCGCCGATCCCACGGATGTCGACCGGATGCAGAGCCTCCTGAAACAGGCGGGAATCCTGGGGTGGCGTAATTTCTGGATCGAGCCGGCATGCTGGGACATTATAGGCAAGAAAGCCGGCAAACCCGTGTACGAGCTCCTTGGGGGAAAGGCGCGCACCATCGACGTGTACTGTTCGACCGGGGAGATGCAGGGGCCGGAGCGGCGCGTGGATTATCTGCTGGGCATGCGGGAGCGAGGATTCAGGACCGCGAAGCTTCGCGTGAAGGGACGTACGCTCAAGGAGGATGTGTCGAACATCGAACAGATCGCGAAGAGGCTCAAGGGTGTGCTCACGCTGGGCGTGGACGCCAACCAGGGATGGCTCGTGAGCATCGTCGACAGGGTTCCGGCATGGGACCTCGCGCGCGCGAAAGAGTTCGCCGCCGCCTGCCACGCGAACGGCCTCGCCTGGCTGGAGGAGCCGCTCGATTCCCGCAATTACGACGACAGCGCGAAGCTCAAGCGCGCGTCGAAGATCAAAATATCCGGCGCCGAGCTCAACTACGGGTGGGACGAGATCAAGATAATGCTCGAAAAGGACTGCTTTCACGTGTATCAGCCCGACGCGACCTTCGCCGGGGGGATCGCGCAGGTGAAGCAGGTGATGGACGCCTGCAAAGCGCGTAAACGGGAGTACACCCCCCACACGTGGACAAACGGAATCGGATTCTACGTCAACTGGAACCTGGTATTATCGGACCCCAAAAACAACCTTCCCCTGGAGTACCCGCTCGAGGAGCCGTCGTGGATTCCCGAATTCAGGGAGGGTATTATCGCGCCCATCCTGCCCGACGCCCAGGGACGGCTCGCGCCGTTCACGAGGCCGGGCCTTGGGTTCGAGATAGACAAGTCGCTTCTCCGGAAATACGGGACCCGTTTTTTCAAGATGAACGAGACCAGGCTCAAGATCAAGGTCATCCGCGAAAAGGGGCTGCGCGAGGCGCTCGCGCTCAAGAAGCGGAAGGAGAGCCAGTGA
- a CDS encoding glycerol acyltransferase, protein MRFTIFDTPVLREIMQGAAILALKIMGWKREGAIPDPPRCVMIAAPHTSNVDLPITLLLAFAFRVKVYWMGKDRIFKKPFGTIMRWLGGIPVERSRSHNIVEASIEEFRKNQNLILIVAPEGTRNKVNYWKSGFYHIANGAGVPISCGFLDYRRKVGGMGPLVVPTGAIERDMETIQTFYKGVMGRNPAKTASEYVSCSQNEKE, encoded by the coding sequence ATGCGTTTCACCATTTTCGACACACCGGTTCTCAGGGAGATCATGCAGGGTGCGGCAATCCTGGCCCTGAAGATAATGGGCTGGAAGCGGGAGGGCGCCATTCCCGATCCGCCGCGCTGCGTCATGATCGCCGCGCCCCACACCTCCAACGTCGATCTGCCCATCACCCTCCTCCTGGCGTTCGCCTTCAGGGTGAAGGTATACTGGATGGGCAAGGACCGCATCTTTAAAAAGCCCTTCGGTACGATCATGCGATGGCTCGGCGGTATCCCGGTTGAGCGCAGCAGGTCGCACAATATCGTCGAGGCTTCAATCGAGGAATTCAGGAAAAATCAAAACCTCATTCTCATCGTGGCCCCGGAGGGAACACGCAACAAGGTTAACTACTGGAAATCGGGATTCTACCATATCGCCAACGGGGCCGGCGTTCCCATCTCGTGCGGATTTCTCGATTACCGGCGCAAGGTCGGGGGAATGGGGCCGCTTGTCGTTCCCACGGGCGCGATCGAACGGGACATGGAGACCATCCAGACTTTTTACAAGGGCGTGATGGGAAGGAATCCGGCGAAGACCGCGAGCGAGTACGTGAGCTGCAGTCAGAATGAAAAAGAGTGA
- a CDS encoding radical SAM protein — translation MNTLGKWVVPRWKLEPLWLRWYSRRCHMVHPFRIYLSIPHGKMSSYHILYNPLQYNFMDHLSSGIIYPEGLLGYLTRQKASVVNEHNYLSYLNFDSSKERANRINFFPYENYGSYYIANQICAADPSSRVILADGKRRTFKEIILSERSKPGIVFITCMSTNFPAAALAAIVLNRVNIPVVLGGVHVSLQPDDVDTFIRKYAKNSRLVSTVIGAGDSGTLKRIINDWRTNGLMNVYMGGKTIEDGVWGCSDVKELPPIRKKMGLTLNPIKLLLAGKTRVNVTTPYVGCPHSCKFCSIASLPMLRRKFHARSPKDFVEEIREVQKDGVKLRTRYFFFYPDNILLGGKTLDGILDNIIRSRVTMNFTTQVSIEIAHNEELLAKLRRAGASCFFIGFESLDIRNLKHIGKGVVPLIEHSGLGVSEYYARAVKKIQDQGIAILGAFILGLPFDRFDSLSDHTGKEIAEFCRSNNIGLQSTCITALPGSPNYVESQERGTYLYGEPGSVDYFLSLSATDLMESNIELHSLVHGSPLVTAYMAYDCLVQLYSKRNSRAASYFMADKAWKARTYSGSLSFWERLIDTASTFGIQRAMGAYVRFYDSLVRSRRGYKGIFERLWEQERDPEIKNQFADFVSSFRDISQP, via the coding sequence ATGAATACTCTTGGCAAATGGGTGGTGCCGCGATGGAAACTGGAACCTCTTTGGCTCAGATGGTATTCGAGAAGATGCCATATGGTTCACCCCTTTCGGATATATCTGTCTATTCCGCATGGTAAAATGAGCAGTTACCATATCCTTTATAATCCATTACAGTACAATTTTATGGATCACTTAAGCAGCGGCATTATCTATCCGGAAGGGTTGCTTGGCTATTTGACGAGGCAGAAAGCGTCCGTAGTAAACGAGCATAACTACCTGTCTTATTTAAATTTCGATTCATCTAAGGAACGTGCAAACCGAATCAATTTTTTCCCATATGAAAACTATGGTTCGTACTATATCGCCAATCAGATATGTGCGGCCGATCCGAGCAGTAGGGTAATCTTGGCCGATGGGAAGCGGCGGACTTTCAAGGAGATAATATTAAGTGAACGGTCTAAACCCGGTATCGTGTTCATCACCTGCATGAGCACAAACTTCCCCGCCGCCGCATTGGCGGCGATCGTGCTAAACAGGGTGAATATCCCGGTAGTTCTTGGTGGGGTCCACGTTTCATTGCAGCCCGACGATGTGGACACCTTCATCAGGAAATATGCGAAGAATTCTAGACTCGTAAGTACGGTAATAGGAGCTGGTGATTCAGGCACGCTTAAAAGGATCATCAATGATTGGCGTACGAATGGGCTAATGAACGTTTATATGGGTGGCAAGACAATCGAGGATGGCGTATGGGGGTGCTCGGATGTGAAGGAGCTTCCACCAATCCGTAAGAAAATGGGATTAACCTTAAATCCCATTAAACTATTGTTGGCCGGTAAAACCCGTGTAAATGTGACCACCCCGTATGTCGGATGCCCCCATTCGTGCAAGTTTTGTTCAATTGCATCCCTGCCTATGCTGCGAAGGAAATTCCATGCACGCAGTCCCAAGGACTTCGTGGAGGAGATACGCGAAGTTCAGAAAGACGGAGTAAAATTAAGGACAAGGTATTTCTTTTTCTATCCCGACAACATACTGCTGGGAGGGAAAACGTTGGACGGAATCCTGGATAATATTATCCGAAGTCGTGTAACCATGAATTTTACCACGCAGGTGTCGATAGAGATTGCGCACAACGAAGAGCTGCTTGCAAAGCTGCGCCGGGCAGGTGCATCATGCTTTTTTATAGGCTTCGAATCACTGGATATCCGTAACCTCAAGCACATTGGTAAAGGTGTCGTACCTCTAATCGAACACAGCGGCCTGGGCGTATCAGAGTATTACGCACGCGCCGTGAAAAAAATACAGGATCAGGGCATCGCGATTCTTGGAGCATTCATATTGGGTCTTCCTTTTGATCGGTTTGATTCACTTTCGGATCACACTGGAAAGGAGATAGCCGAGTTTTGCCGGTCGAATAACATCGGCCTCCAATCGACGTGCATCACCGCACTTCCGGGTTCACCGAATTACGTGGAAAGCCAGGAACGGGGAACATACTTATATGGAGAGCCCGGCTCGGTTGACTATTTCCTGTCTCTGAGCGCGACCGACCTGATGGAATCCAACATCGAATTACACAGTTTGGTTCATGGGAGTCCGCTTGTCACAGCGTATATGGCGTATGATTGTCTCGTCCAATTATATTCGAAAAGGAATTCGCGCGCCGCTTCCTACTTCATGGCCGACAAAGCATGGAAAGCGCGGACATACAGCGGATCCCTCTCGTTCTGGGAGCGCTTAATTGATACCGCCTCTACATTCGGTATCCAGCGGGCCATGGGTGCCTACGTTAGGTTTTATGATTCCTTGGTAAGGTCCCGAAGGGGATATAAGGGAATATTTGAGAGGCTCTGGGAGCAGGAGCGGGACCCGGAAATTAAAAACCAGTTTGCGGATTTTGTGAGCAGTTTCAGGGATATTTCCCAGCCATAA
- a CDS encoding class I SAM-dependent methyltransferase: protein MKTAIARKIFHNVLGDIVNGHLVINYISSGKRYEFGDPAKEPSGMMNITDDSLIYEILTQGEFALGMGYVNGKWKSPSMYLVLLVFMLNEERFRRLNARFSRIDIRARLLRKRIRRRTQNTLENCRREVGVTYGIGNDFYEMMLGPSMNYSCAIWPRPDATLEEAQEYKMRLITRKAKIEKKNSVLEIGCGWGTLTNFISSTTGARVKGIALCDEQIRYCKEKYPQLDFEYLDYREIKGTYDSIVSVGMAEHVGRPYMDSFIKIVADHLREGGRFVLHTMIYHGVDLFMSGGTEKHLNFSSVLMPNADSPTPSQVVKSALRSGLLRLLHYDTFGIHYTRTAQEWLKNMQKNRNEILKRYPEKLYRSHEYSWQMGGAAMETGTSLAQMVFEKMPYGSPLSDISVYSAW, encoded by the coding sequence ATGAAAACTGCGATTGCGAGAAAGATATTCCACAATGTACTAGGCGATATAGTAAACGGGCACTTGGTAATAAATTATATATCTTCGGGAAAACGGTACGAGTTTGGCGACCCGGCCAAGGAGCCCTCCGGAATGATGAATATAACGGACGACAGCCTTATCTATGAAATTCTGACGCAGGGTGAATTCGCGCTGGGTATGGGATATGTGAACGGGAAATGGAAATCACCATCGATGTATCTTGTATTGCTAGTCTTCATGCTCAACGAAGAGCGCTTCCGAAGGCTTAATGCACGCTTTTCGCGTATCGATATCCGCGCCCGCCTTTTGCGAAAACGCATCAGGCGTCGAACCCAAAATACCCTGGAAAATTGCAGAAGGGAGGTGGGCGTCACCTACGGCATCGGCAATGATTTCTATGAGATGATGCTTGGCCCCTCCATGAATTATTCCTGCGCGATCTGGCCGCGCCCCGACGCGACCCTGGAAGAAGCGCAGGAGTACAAGATGAGGCTCATCACGCGAAAAGCGAAGATCGAAAAGAAGAACAGCGTGCTCGAGATTGGCTGCGGCTGGGGGACGCTCACTAACTTCATCAGCAGCACCACGGGCGCGCGTGTAAAGGGAATCGCGCTCTGCGATGAGCAGATCAGGTACTGCAAGGAAAAATATCCGCAACTCGATTTCGAGTATCTCGATTACCGTGAGATAAAAGGGACTTATGATAGCATCGTGTCGGTTGGAATGGCCGAACATGTGGGACGGCCCTACATGGATTCATTCATCAAAATCGTCGCGGATCACCTGCGGGAAGGGGGAAGGTTCGTTCTCCACACGATGATATACCACGGGGTCGACCTCTTTATGAGCGGAGGGACCGAGAAACACCTGAATTTTTCATCTGTGCTCATGCCCAATGCGGATTCGCCTACGCCCTCGCAGGTCGTGAAATCGGCGCTTCGGTCCGGGTTGCTGCGCCTCCTGCATTATGACACGTTTGGCATCCATTATACACGCACGGCGCAAGAATGGCTGAAAAATATGCAGAAGAACCGGAACGAGATACTTAAACGCTACCCGGAAAAACTTTACCGCAGCCATGAATACTCTTGGCAAATGGGTGGTGCCGCGATGGAAACTGGAACCTCTTTGGCTCAGATGGTATTCGAGAAGATGCCATATGGTTCACCCCTTTCGGATATATCTGTCTATTCCGCATGGTAA